A window of Aurantibacillus circumpalustris genomic DNA:
ATCCTGCCTTTTCTGAATTCAAATTTTCCCCCGCAGGTTTCTATGTCGATGATGGCGAACATGTAATTCATTCAAAAATAGAATTTAAAATTAAGAGTCGAAAATAATACTATAATTTGTAGCAAGCTATTGCTATGTACTGGTTGTAACTTCGTGTAATTCAATATCTATGGAAACTCTAGTAGCAGATAATTTTATTAAGGGCAGAGGTGCGCAAATAATCGCGCACAATAAATTTAATAAACAGCACTACGTGCAAGACCATGTAGAAGGTCTTGATGAAGGATTTCTAATAAAAGAAAAAACCGAAATAATTTACACCTGGCCAAAAACAGTCATTAATAAAGTAGAAAGTGACGATCTGGGTTTTGGTTATTCTTTAAATCCTTATCAAGGTTGTGAACACGGTTGTATCTATTGTTATGCCAGGAACACCCATGAATATTGGGGTTACAGTGCTGGTTTAGATTTTGAAAGAAAAATTCTGGTCAAAAAAAATGTCATTGAAGTCCTTGAAAAAACCTTTAGTAAAAAAAAGTGGAAAGCGAAACCACTCATGCTCTCCGGAAATACAGATTGTTATCAACCCATAGAAAGAGAATTGGAGTTAACTAGAAACATTTTAAAAACCTGTTTAAAATACAAACATCCTGTATCGGTAATAACTAAAAATGCGTTAATAAAAAGAGATTTAGATGTGTTGTCACGTTTAGCAGAACACAATCTCGTACATGTAATGGTGTCTGTTACCGGAACAGATGAAAAAGTAAAACAACTCTTAGAACCGAGAACTGCAAGCTACAAAAGTAGAATAGGGGTTATTGAAACTTTGTCCAAATATAAAATACCGTGCGGCGTAATGGTAGCTCCAATTATACCGGGAATAAATTCACATGAAGTTTCTGCTGTGCTTGAACAGGCTGGCAATGTAGGCGCTACAGCTGCGGGAATGACAATTGTGAGATTAAACGGAGCTGTTGGTGATATTTTTAAAGACTGGTTATTTAAGAGTTTTCCTGACAGAGCAGAAAAAGTTTGGTCGCAAATTTGCGACTGTCATGGCGGTAATGTAAACGATAGTCGATTTGGAGTCCGTATGCGTGGAGAAGGTAAAATAGCTGAATCAATTGCTCAGTTGTACAGAGTGGCAAAAGAAAAATTTATTAAACCGCTAGAAAATTTTGAATTAAATTGTAATGATTTTAATTACAAGGCAAATCAAATACAATTGAGTTTATTTTAGTCAAAAGACTGCCACGGATTACACGAATTAGCGCGAAAGCATTTTCTTTGTGAGAGTTGGTGGCAAA
This region includes:
- a CDS encoding PA0069 family radical SAM protein, with the protein product METLVADNFIKGRGAQIIAHNKFNKQHYVQDHVEGLDEGFLIKEKTEIIYTWPKTVINKVESDDLGFGYSLNPYQGCEHGCIYCYARNTHEYWGYSAGLDFERKILVKKNVIEVLEKTFSKKKWKAKPLMLSGNTDCYQPIERELELTRNILKTCLKYKHPVSVITKNALIKRDLDVLSRLAEHNLVHVMVSVTGTDEKVKQLLEPRTASYKSRIGVIETLSKYKIPCGVMVAPIIPGINSHEVSAVLEQAGNVGATAAGMTIVRLNGAVGDIFKDWLFKSFPDRAEKVWSQICDCHGGNVNDSRFGVRMRGEGKIAESIAQLYRVAKEKFIKPLENFELNCNDFNYKANQIQLSLF